The Phyllopteryx taeniolatus isolate TA_2022b chromosome 9, UOR_Ptae_1.2, whole genome shotgun sequence genome contains a region encoding:
- the LOC133483292 gene encoding poly(rC)-binding protein 2-like isoform X1, translating into MDSGVIEGGLNVTLTIRLLMHGKEVGSIIGKKGESVKKMREESGARINISEGNCPERIITLAGPTTAIFKAFSMIIDKLEEDISSSMTNSTATSKPPVTLRIVVPASQCGSLIGKGGCKIKEIRESTSAQVQVAGDMLPNSTERAISIAGTPQSIIECVKQICVVMLESPPKGVTIPYRPKPSGSPVIFAGGQAYAVQGQHAIPQPDVSEVSASSSSAAISPQLTKLHQLAMQQSPFPIAHSNQGFTGIDTSAQTSSNEMKIPNELIGCIIGRQGAKINEIRQMSGAQIKIANPVDGSTDRQVTITGSPASISLAEYLINASVESSKPPPPPPSSSSSSSSLNPEPSSPCPSSTSTTTATTTSTSSASSSCVVPPSASIPLSLLPPGPPPPSSSTSTTTTSSSDPSPACVSSLLTLKPLPLLALHVVSGAANPESKMAPELGSKSKRRRLSPY; encoded by the exons ATGGACTCCGGTGTGATTGAAGGAGGGCTCAATGTCACCCTTACCATCAGGCTGCTCATGCATGGCAAG GAAGTTGGCAGTATCATTGGAAAG AAAGGCGAATCTGTGAAGAAGATGAGAGAAGAG AGCGGGGCACGGATCAACATCTCTGAGGGCAACTGTCCCGAGAGGATCATCACTTTGGCCGGGCCGACCACCGCCATCTTCAAAGCCTTCTCCATGATCATTGATAAACTGGAAGAG GATATCAGCAGCTCGATGACAAACAGCACAGCCACCAGCAAGCCCCCAGTGACTCTCCGCATCGTGGTGCCCGCCAGCCAATGTGGCTCCCTCATTGGCAAAGGTGGCTGCAAGATTAAAGAAATCCGAGAG TCAACCAGTGCTCAGGTCCAAGTGGCAGGTGACATGCTGCCCAACTCCACGGAGCGCGCCATCAGCATAGCTGGCACGCCCCAGTCTATTATCGAGTGTGTCAAGCAGATCTGTGTGGTCATGCTCGAG TCTCCCCCGAAAGGCGTCACAATTCCCTACCGACCCAAACCTTCAGGATCTCCTGTCATTTTCGCAGGCGGACAG GCGTATGCCGTACAAGGACAACACGCCATTCCACAGCCAGATGTAAGTGAAGTATCTGCTTCT TCTTCCTCTGCTGCTATCTCTCCACAGCTCACCAAGCTTCATCAGCTGGCTATGCAGCAGAGCCCCTTCCCCATTGCACACAGCAACCAGGGATTCACTG GGATCGACACTTCAGCTCAGACCAGTTCTAATGAGATGAAAATTCCAAACGAG CTCATCGGCTGCATCATCGGCCGCCAGGGGGCTAAGATCAACGAGATCAGACAAATGTCAGGCGCCCAGATCAAGATCGCAAACCCGGTGGACGGCTCCACCGACCGACAGGTGACCATCACGGGCTCGCCTGCCAGCATCAGCTTAGCAGAGTACCTCATCAACGCCAG TGTAGAGTCCTCtaaacctcctcctcctcctccctcctcctcctcttcttcctcctccttgaaCCCCGAACCGAGCAGCCCGTGCCCTTCCTCCACCTCTACTAccactgctactactactagcacctcctctgcttcctcctcctgtgTGGTGCCCCCCTCAGCCTCCATCCCTCTGTCCTTGTTGCCTCCtgggcctcctcctccttcttcctccacttccaccaccaccacctcctcctccgaCCCCTCTCCTGCCTGTGTGTCCAGTCTCCTCACACTCAAGCCCTTGCCTCTGCTGGCCCTCCATGTTGTCAGCGGGGCCGCCAACCCCGAGTCCAAAATGGCCCCCGAGCTGGGCTCCAAGTCCAAGCGGCGACGGCTCTCCCCTTACTAA
- the LOC133483292 gene encoding poly(rC)-binding protein 2-like isoform X3 has product MDSGVIEGGLNVTLTIRLLMHGKEVGSIIGKKGESVKKMREESGARINISEGNCPERIITLAGPTTAIFKAFSMIIDKLEEDISSSMTNSTATSKPPVTLRIVVPASQCGSLIGKGGCKIKEIRESTSAQVQVAGDMLPNSTERAISIAGTPQSIIECVKQICVVMLESPPKGVTIPYRPKPSGSPVIFAGGQSSSAAISPQLTKLHQLAMQQSPFPIAHSNQGFTGIDTSAQTSSNEMKIPNELIGCIIGRQGAKINEIRQMSGAQIKIANPVDGSTDRQVTITGSPASISLAEYLINASVESSKPPPPPPSSSSSSSSLNPEPSSPCPSSTSTTTATTTSTSSASSSCVVPPSASIPLSLLPPGPPPPSSSTSTTTTSSSDPSPACVSSLLTLKPLPLLALHVVSGAANPESKMAPELGSKSKRRRLSPY; this is encoded by the exons ATGGACTCCGGTGTGATTGAAGGAGGGCTCAATGTCACCCTTACCATCAGGCTGCTCATGCATGGCAAG GAAGTTGGCAGTATCATTGGAAAG AAAGGCGAATCTGTGAAGAAGATGAGAGAAGAG AGCGGGGCACGGATCAACATCTCTGAGGGCAACTGTCCCGAGAGGATCATCACTTTGGCCGGGCCGACCACCGCCATCTTCAAAGCCTTCTCCATGATCATTGATAAACTGGAAGAG GATATCAGCAGCTCGATGACAAACAGCACAGCCACCAGCAAGCCCCCAGTGACTCTCCGCATCGTGGTGCCCGCCAGCCAATGTGGCTCCCTCATTGGCAAAGGTGGCTGCAAGATTAAAGAAATCCGAGAG TCAACCAGTGCTCAGGTCCAAGTGGCAGGTGACATGCTGCCCAACTCCACGGAGCGCGCCATCAGCATAGCTGGCACGCCCCAGTCTATTATCGAGTGTGTCAAGCAGATCTGTGTGGTCATGCTCGAG TCTCCCCCGAAAGGCGTCACAATTCCCTACCGACCCAAACCTTCAGGATCTCCTGTCATTTTCGCAGGCGGACAG TCTTCCTCTGCTGCTATCTCTCCACAGCTCACCAAGCTTCATCAGCTGGCTATGCAGCAGAGCCCCTTCCCCATTGCACACAGCAACCAGGGATTCACTG GGATCGACACTTCAGCTCAGACCAGTTCTAATGAGATGAAAATTCCAAACGAG CTCATCGGCTGCATCATCGGCCGCCAGGGGGCTAAGATCAACGAGATCAGACAAATGTCAGGCGCCCAGATCAAGATCGCAAACCCGGTGGACGGCTCCACCGACCGACAGGTGACCATCACGGGCTCGCCTGCCAGCATCAGCTTAGCAGAGTACCTCATCAACGCCAG TGTAGAGTCCTCtaaacctcctcctcctcctccctcctcctcctcttcttcctcctccttgaaCCCCGAACCGAGCAGCCCGTGCCCTTCCTCCACCTCTACTAccactgctactactactagcacctcctctgcttcctcctcctgtgTGGTGCCCCCCTCAGCCTCCATCCCTCTGTCCTTGTTGCCTCCtgggcctcctcctccttcttcctccacttccaccaccaccacctcctcctccgaCCCCTCTCCTGCCTGTGTGTCCAGTCTCCTCACACTCAAGCCCTTGCCTCTGCTGGCCCTCCATGTTGTCAGCGGGGCCGCCAACCCCGAGTCCAAAATGGCCCCCGAGCTGGGCTCCAAGTCCAAGCGGCGACGGCTCTCCCCTTACTAA
- the LOC133483292 gene encoding poly(rC)-binding protein 2-like isoform X5, translated as MDSGVIEGGLNVTLTIRLLMHGKEVGSIIGKKGESVKKMREESGARINISEGNCPERIITLAGPTTAIFKAFSMIIDKLEEDISSSMTNSTATSKPPVTLRIVVPASQCGSLIGKGGCKIKEIRESTSAQVQVAGDMLPNSTERAISIAGTPQSIIECVKQICVVMLESPPKGVTIPYRPKPSGSPVIFAGGQAYAVQGQHAIPQPDSSSAAISPQLTKLHQLAMQQSPFPIAHSNQGFTGIDTSAQTSSNEMKIPNELIGCIIGRQGAKINEIRQMSGAQIKIANPVDGSTDRQVTITGSPASISLAEYLINARLSSEATGLAAN; from the exons ATGGACTCCGGTGTGATTGAAGGAGGGCTCAATGTCACCCTTACCATCAGGCTGCTCATGCATGGCAAG GAAGTTGGCAGTATCATTGGAAAG AAAGGCGAATCTGTGAAGAAGATGAGAGAAGAG AGCGGGGCACGGATCAACATCTCTGAGGGCAACTGTCCCGAGAGGATCATCACTTTGGCCGGGCCGACCACCGCCATCTTCAAAGCCTTCTCCATGATCATTGATAAACTGGAAGAG GATATCAGCAGCTCGATGACAAACAGCACAGCCACCAGCAAGCCCCCAGTGACTCTCCGCATCGTGGTGCCCGCCAGCCAATGTGGCTCCCTCATTGGCAAAGGTGGCTGCAAGATTAAAGAAATCCGAGAG TCAACCAGTGCTCAGGTCCAAGTGGCAGGTGACATGCTGCCCAACTCCACGGAGCGCGCCATCAGCATAGCTGGCACGCCCCAGTCTATTATCGAGTGTGTCAAGCAGATCTGTGTGGTCATGCTCGAG TCTCCCCCGAAAGGCGTCACAATTCCCTACCGACCCAAACCTTCAGGATCTCCTGTCATTTTCGCAGGCGGACAG GCGTATGCCGTACAAGGACAACACGCCATTCCACAGCCAGAT TCTTCCTCTGCTGCTATCTCTCCACAGCTCACCAAGCTTCATCAGCTGGCTATGCAGCAGAGCCCCTTCCCCATTGCACACAGCAACCAGGGATTCACTG GGATCGACACTTCAGCTCAGACCAGTTCTAATGAGATGAAAATTCCAAACGAG CTCATCGGCTGCATCATCGGCCGCCAGGGGGCTAAGATCAACGAGATCAGACAAATGTCAGGCGCCCAGATCAAGATCGCAAACCCGGTGGACGGCTCCACCGACCGACAGGTGACCATCACGGGCTCGCCTGCCAGCATCAGCTTAGCAGAGTACCTCATCAACGCCAG GCTTTCCTCAGAGGCTACCGGACTGGCAGCCAACTGA
- the LOC133483292 gene encoding poly(rC)-binding protein 2-like isoform X2, which produces MDSGVIEGGLNVTLTIRLLMHGKEVGSIIGKKGESVKKMREESGARINISEGNCPERIITLAGPTTAIFKAFSMIIDKLEEDISSSMTNSTATSKPPVTLRIVVPASQCGSLIGKGGCKIKEIRESTSAQVQVAGDMLPNSTERAISIAGTPQSIIECVKQICVVMLESPPKGVTIPYRPKPSGSPVIFAGGQAYAVQGQHAIPQPDSSSAAISPQLTKLHQLAMQQSPFPIAHSNQGFTGIDTSAQTSSNEMKIPNELIGCIIGRQGAKINEIRQMSGAQIKIANPVDGSTDRQVTITGSPASISLAEYLINASVESSKPPPPPPSSSSSSSSLNPEPSSPCPSSTSTTTATTTSTSSASSSCVVPPSASIPLSLLPPGPPPPSSSTSTTTTSSSDPSPACVSSLLTLKPLPLLALHVVSGAANPESKMAPELGSKSKRRRLSPY; this is translated from the exons ATGGACTCCGGTGTGATTGAAGGAGGGCTCAATGTCACCCTTACCATCAGGCTGCTCATGCATGGCAAG GAAGTTGGCAGTATCATTGGAAAG AAAGGCGAATCTGTGAAGAAGATGAGAGAAGAG AGCGGGGCACGGATCAACATCTCTGAGGGCAACTGTCCCGAGAGGATCATCACTTTGGCCGGGCCGACCACCGCCATCTTCAAAGCCTTCTCCATGATCATTGATAAACTGGAAGAG GATATCAGCAGCTCGATGACAAACAGCACAGCCACCAGCAAGCCCCCAGTGACTCTCCGCATCGTGGTGCCCGCCAGCCAATGTGGCTCCCTCATTGGCAAAGGTGGCTGCAAGATTAAAGAAATCCGAGAG TCAACCAGTGCTCAGGTCCAAGTGGCAGGTGACATGCTGCCCAACTCCACGGAGCGCGCCATCAGCATAGCTGGCACGCCCCAGTCTATTATCGAGTGTGTCAAGCAGATCTGTGTGGTCATGCTCGAG TCTCCCCCGAAAGGCGTCACAATTCCCTACCGACCCAAACCTTCAGGATCTCCTGTCATTTTCGCAGGCGGACAG GCGTATGCCGTACAAGGACAACACGCCATTCCACAGCCAGAT TCTTCCTCTGCTGCTATCTCTCCACAGCTCACCAAGCTTCATCAGCTGGCTATGCAGCAGAGCCCCTTCCCCATTGCACACAGCAACCAGGGATTCACTG GGATCGACACTTCAGCTCAGACCAGTTCTAATGAGATGAAAATTCCAAACGAG CTCATCGGCTGCATCATCGGCCGCCAGGGGGCTAAGATCAACGAGATCAGACAAATGTCAGGCGCCCAGATCAAGATCGCAAACCCGGTGGACGGCTCCACCGACCGACAGGTGACCATCACGGGCTCGCCTGCCAGCATCAGCTTAGCAGAGTACCTCATCAACGCCAG TGTAGAGTCCTCtaaacctcctcctcctcctccctcctcctcctcttcttcctcctccttgaaCCCCGAACCGAGCAGCCCGTGCCCTTCCTCCACCTCTACTAccactgctactactactagcacctcctctgcttcctcctcctgtgTGGTGCCCCCCTCAGCCTCCATCCCTCTGTCCTTGTTGCCTCCtgggcctcctcctccttcttcctccacttccaccaccaccacctcctcctccgaCCCCTCTCCTGCCTGTGTGTCCAGTCTCCTCACACTCAAGCCCTTGCCTCTGCTGGCCCTCCATGTTGTCAGCGGGGCCGCCAACCCCGAGTCCAAAATGGCCCCCGAGCTGGGCTCCAAGTCCAAGCGGCGACGGCTCTCCCCTTACTAA
- the LOC133483292 gene encoding poly(rC)-binding protein 2-like isoform X4 produces MDSGVIEGGLNVTLTIRLLMHGKEVGSIIGKKGESVKKMREESGARINISEGNCPERIITLAGPTTAIFKAFSMIIDKLEEDISSSMTNSTATSKPPVTLRIVVPASQCGSLIGKGGCKIKEIRESTSAQVQVAGDMLPNSTERAISIAGTPQSIIECVKQICVVMLESPPKGVTIPYRPKPSGSPVIFAGGQAYAVQGQHAIPQPDVSEVSASSSSAAISPQLTKLHQLAMQQSPFPIAHSNQGFTGIDTSAQTSSNEMKIPNELIGCIIGRQGAKINEIRQMSGAQIKIANPVDGSTDRQVTITGSPASISLAEYLINARLSSEATGLAAN; encoded by the exons ATGGACTCCGGTGTGATTGAAGGAGGGCTCAATGTCACCCTTACCATCAGGCTGCTCATGCATGGCAAG GAAGTTGGCAGTATCATTGGAAAG AAAGGCGAATCTGTGAAGAAGATGAGAGAAGAG AGCGGGGCACGGATCAACATCTCTGAGGGCAACTGTCCCGAGAGGATCATCACTTTGGCCGGGCCGACCACCGCCATCTTCAAAGCCTTCTCCATGATCATTGATAAACTGGAAGAG GATATCAGCAGCTCGATGACAAACAGCACAGCCACCAGCAAGCCCCCAGTGACTCTCCGCATCGTGGTGCCCGCCAGCCAATGTGGCTCCCTCATTGGCAAAGGTGGCTGCAAGATTAAAGAAATCCGAGAG TCAACCAGTGCTCAGGTCCAAGTGGCAGGTGACATGCTGCCCAACTCCACGGAGCGCGCCATCAGCATAGCTGGCACGCCCCAGTCTATTATCGAGTGTGTCAAGCAGATCTGTGTGGTCATGCTCGAG TCTCCCCCGAAAGGCGTCACAATTCCCTACCGACCCAAACCTTCAGGATCTCCTGTCATTTTCGCAGGCGGACAG GCGTATGCCGTACAAGGACAACACGCCATTCCACAGCCAGATGTAAGTGAAGTATCTGCTTCT TCTTCCTCTGCTGCTATCTCTCCACAGCTCACCAAGCTTCATCAGCTGGCTATGCAGCAGAGCCCCTTCCCCATTGCACACAGCAACCAGGGATTCACTG GGATCGACACTTCAGCTCAGACCAGTTCTAATGAGATGAAAATTCCAAACGAG CTCATCGGCTGCATCATCGGCCGCCAGGGGGCTAAGATCAACGAGATCAGACAAATGTCAGGCGCCCAGATCAAGATCGCAAACCCGGTGGACGGCTCCACCGACCGACAGGTGACCATCACGGGCTCGCCTGCCAGCATCAGCTTAGCAGAGTACCTCATCAACGCCAG GCTTTCCTCAGAGGCTACCGGACTGGCAGCCAACTGA